Proteins from a genomic interval of Luteolibacter sp. Y139:
- a CDS encoding (R)-mandelonitrile lyase translates to MEIHRAGSRPSTKGPEDWFTGTVRIDPVIQTGAPARVASATVTFEPGARTAWHTHPLGQTLIVTAGCGRVQREGGPIEEIRPGDVVWFSPGEKHWHGAAPTTAMTHVAIQEQLDGKAVDWLEKVSDDQYLS, encoded by the coding sequence ATGGAAATCCACCGCGCCGGCTCCCGCCCCTCCACGAAAGGCCCAGAAGACTGGTTCACCGGCACCGTCCGCATTGACCCGGTGATCCAAACCGGCGCTCCAGCCCGCGTCGCTTCCGCCACGGTCACCTTCGAACCCGGTGCCCGCACCGCGTGGCACACGCACCCGCTGGGCCAGACTTTGATCGTCACTGCCGGCTGCGGACGGGTGCAGCGTGAAGGCGGCCCGATCGAGGAAATCCGGCCCGGCGATGTCGTGTGGTTTTCTCCGGGCGAGAAGCACTGGCATGGTGCTGCCCCCACCACCGCGATGACCCACGTCGCAATCCAAGAGCAGCTTGATGGCAAGGCCGTCGATTGGCTGGAGAAGGTCAGCGATGACCAGTATCTCAGCTAG
- a CDS encoding amino acid ABC transporter ATP-binding protein: MKLEVDRVTKRYGATTALDGLSLSLTSARVLVLIGPSGGGKSTLLRLLGGLETADAGTVQVNEHRLVANAAELQNYRRQNGFLFQQFNLFPHLSARRNITLPLEKVHGHPPAKAHELAEQALDRFGLLKHADKLPSQLSGGQQQRVGIARAVAFSPEILFLDEPTSALDPEMTAEVLELIQELAEAGQDIILSTHEMGFARAVADQVAFIAAGKIEECRPPAGLFDSPESAVCQRFLSKVMRY, translated from the coding sequence ATGAAACTTGAAGTCGATCGCGTGACCAAACGCTACGGCGCAACGACTGCGCTCGATGGACTCTCGCTGAGCCTCACCTCGGCGCGAGTGCTGGTATTGATCGGTCCCTCTGGCGGAGGCAAGAGCACCCTCTTGCGTCTGTTAGGCGGCCTCGAAACCGCCGATGCCGGCACGGTCCAAGTCAACGAGCATCGTTTGGTTGCCAACGCCGCCGAGCTCCAAAACTACCGTCGGCAAAACGGCTTCCTCTTCCAACAATTCAATCTCTTCCCCCACCTCAGCGCGCGGCGGAACATCACGCTGCCACTGGAGAAGGTCCACGGGCATCCACCCGCCAAGGCACACGAATTGGCAGAGCAGGCGCTCGACCGCTTCGGCCTCCTGAAGCACGCGGACAAGCTGCCCTCGCAGCTTTCCGGCGGTCAGCAGCAGCGGGTCGGCATTGCCCGCGCCGTGGCATTCTCGCCGGAGATTTTGTTCCTTGATGAACCAACCTCCGCGCTCGACCCGGAGATGACTGCGGAGGTGCTGGAGCTGATCCAGGAACTCGCCGAAGCCGGACAAGACATCATTCTCAGCACCCACGAGATGGGCTTCGCGCGCGCAGTCGCCGATCAGGTCGCCTTCATCGCCGCCGGCAAGATCGAGGAATGCCGCCCTCCTGCGGGCCTGTTTGACTCCCCCGAGTCCGCCGTCTGCCAGCGCTTCCTCTCGAAAGTCATGCGCTATTGA
- the rsmD gene encoding 16S rRNA (guanine(966)-N(2))-methyltransferase RsmD — MRIIAGKAGRLAIKVPKAVTRPTTDFVRQAVFSILGPRVEEAAVLDLFAGSGAIGLEALSRGAASCVFVDEHRQAEIVIRENLEKAKLAGGRVVKADVHAWVARDTGSYDLIFADPPYAKTSLDRDHLKDLMGKPALLGRLADGGLLIAECFSSTRSPEAPGWVLSERREYGNSAILLYAAE; from the coding sequence GTGCGCATCATCGCGGGAAAAGCAGGACGACTGGCCATCAAGGTGCCGAAGGCGGTGACTCGGCCGACCACCGACTTCGTGCGGCAGGCGGTGTTTTCGATCCTCGGCCCGCGGGTCGAGGAGGCGGCGGTGCTGGATCTCTTTGCCGGTTCCGGGGCGATCGGGCTTGAGGCGCTTAGCCGTGGTGCGGCCTCGTGCGTATTCGTCGACGAGCATCGTCAGGCGGAGATCGTGATCCGTGAGAATCTGGAAAAGGCCAAGCTGGCCGGAGGGCGGGTGGTCAAAGCGGATGTGCACGCCTGGGTGGCCCGGGACACCGGCAGCTACGATCTGATTTTCGCCGATCCGCCATATGCGAAGACATCCTTGGACCGGGACCATCTCAAGGACCTGATGGGCAAACCGGCTCTTCTCGGGCGGCTTGCTGATGGCGGGCTGCTGATTGCCGAGTGCTTTTCTTCGACCCGGAGTCCGGAAGCGCCGGGATGGGTGCTAAGCGAGCGCCGTGAATACGGGAATAGCGCCATTCTGCTTTACGCCGCGGAATAG
- a CDS encoding transporter substrate-binding domain-containing protein — MPALPSGVMTDRRRFLALSASALAVAACSEKSTSGGSGAELRVGMDLTYPPFEMQDKAGKPDGVGVKIAEALAAKLGRPLKIVPMQFTGLIPALQTGSIDLILSSMTASDERRKSIDFSDPYAFTGLAILVQKNSDIQSIEDLKKPGRSLTAKAATTGQIWITDHLPSAKLVVFEDEASCVQEVAQGRADGFIYDQLSIFRYNKENPDTTRGLLKAFVEESWALGIAKGNDALREQVNEFIKGFRADGGFEKLGAQYLQEEKKFLEAQGIPFIIR; from the coding sequence ATGCCTGCGCTACCCTCCGGCGTCATGACCGACCGCCGACGCTTCCTTGCCCTCTCCGCCTCGGCGCTGGCCGTGGCTGCCTGCTCCGAGAAGTCCACGTCCGGCGGTAGCGGCGCGGAACTCCGCGTCGGCATGGACCTCACCTACCCGCCCTTCGAGATGCAAGACAAGGCCGGCAAGCCTGACGGCGTCGGCGTGAAGATTGCCGAGGCATTGGCCGCAAAACTCGGCCGGCCGTTGAAGATCGTGCCGATGCAGTTCACCGGCCTGATCCCCGCGCTCCAGACGGGCAGCATCGACCTCATCCTCTCCTCGATGACTGCGTCGGACGAACGGCGCAAATCGATCGATTTCTCCGATCCCTACGCCTTCACCGGCCTGGCTATCCTCGTGCAGAAGAACTCGGACATCCAGTCGATCGAAGATCTGAAAAAGCCCGGCCGTTCGCTCACGGCGAAAGCCGCCACCACCGGCCAGATTTGGATCACCGATCACCTGCCTTCGGCGAAGCTCGTTGTCTTCGAGGATGAGGCCTCGTGCGTGCAGGAAGTCGCCCAAGGCCGCGCGGACGGCTTCATCTACGACCAGCTCAGCATCTTCCGCTACAACAAGGAGAACCCGGACACCACCCGTGGCCTGCTCAAGGCCTTCGTGGAGGAGTCTTGGGCGCTCGGCATCGCCAAAGGCAACGACGCGCTCCGCGAGCAGGTGAACGAATTCATCAAGGGATTCCGGGCCGATGGCGGCTTCGAAAAACTAGGCGCGCAGTACTTGCAGGAAGAGAAGAAGTTCCTCGAAGCCCAGGGTATCCCGTTCATCATCCGCTAA
- the eno gene encoding phosphopyruvate hydratase, whose protein sequence is MEHTTIVEIRGREVIDSRGNPTVEADVILECGVVGRAAVPSGASTGEHEACELRDGDKSRYLGKGVLNAVENLNGKLAPALCGMLATDQAAIDAAMIAIDGTKNKSSIGANAILAVSMAVAKAAAQATGLPLYKYLGGPNAKVLPVPMMNIINGGAHSDAPIDFQEFMIMPIGAPTFREGLRYGAEIFHALKKVLHDRGLSTAVGDEGGFAPNLASADDALSVIAQAVEKAGYKLGEDIAIALDVASSEFWDAKQNAYVFKKSDKSVKSAEELVAYYAGLQANYPIISIEDGCAENDWAGWKILTDKLGATTQLVGDDLFVTNVEFLSKGIATKTANSILVKVNQIGSLTETFDAVEMAQENAYTAVLSHRSGETEDNTIADIAVATNCGQIKTGSMSRSDRIAKYNQLLRIEEELGNDAVYGVGKIKVLR, encoded by the coding sequence ATGGAACACACCACCATCGTTGAAATCCGCGGCCGAGAGGTCATCGACTCCCGCGGTAATCCTACCGTCGAAGCCGACGTCATCCTCGAATGCGGCGTCGTCGGCCGCGCCGCTGTGCCCAGCGGTGCCTCGACCGGCGAGCACGAAGCCTGCGAACTCCGCGACGGCGACAAGTCCCGCTACCTCGGCAAGGGCGTGCTGAACGCCGTTGAGAACCTGAATGGCAAGCTGGCTCCCGCGCTCTGCGGCATGCTCGCCACCGACCAGGCCGCGATCGACGCCGCCATGATCGCGATCGACGGCACCAAGAACAAGTCGTCCATCGGCGCCAATGCCATCCTCGCCGTCTCGATGGCTGTGGCCAAGGCCGCTGCCCAGGCGACCGGCCTGCCGCTCTACAAGTACCTCGGCGGCCCGAACGCCAAGGTGCTGCCCGTGCCGATGATGAACATTATCAACGGCGGTGCTCACTCCGACGCCCCGATCGATTTCCAAGAGTTCATGATCATGCCGATCGGCGCTCCGACCTTCCGCGAAGGCCTGCGCTACGGTGCTGAAATCTTCCACGCGCTGAAGAAGGTGCTGCACGACCGCGGCCTTTCCACCGCCGTGGGTGACGAAGGTGGCTTCGCCCCGAACCTCGCTTCCGCTGACGACGCTCTCAGCGTCATCGCTCAAGCCGTTGAGAAGGCTGGCTACAAGCTCGGCGAGGACATCGCCATCGCGCTCGACGTCGCTTCTTCCGAGTTCTGGGATGCCAAGCAGAACGCCTACGTCTTCAAGAAGTCCGACAAGTCGGTGAAGAGCGCTGAAGAGCTCGTTGCCTACTACGCCGGCCTGCAGGCCAACTACCCGATCATCTCGATCGAAGACGGCTGCGCCGAAAACGACTGGGCTGGCTGGAAGATCCTCACCGACAAGCTCGGTGCGACCACCCAGCTCGTGGGCGACGACCTGTTCGTCACCAACGTCGAGTTCCTCTCGAAGGGCATCGCCACCAAGACCGCCAACTCGATCCTCGTGAAGGTGAACCAGATCGGTTCGCTTACCGAGACCTTCGACGCCGTCGAAATGGCCCAGGAAAACGCCTACACCGCCGTGCTTTCGCACCGCTCGGGCGAGACCGAGGACAACACGATCGCCGACATCGCCGTCGCGACCAATTGCGGCCAGATCAAGACCGGCTCGATGAGCCGCTCGGACCGTATCGCGAAGTACAACCAGCTCCTCCGCATCGAGGAAGAGCTGGGCAACGACGCGGTCTACGGCGTCGGCAAGATCAAGGTCCTGCGCTAA
- a CDS encoding GreA/GreB family elongation factor, protein MHPDLAKLLEAGRINQAVANRLDQLAPGKFCLHKAWGAGKVTDWDLPGKKVTIDFEQSSGQTMDLQFAIQRTEFLDAGDFRAKKVEQLEELRALSKSDPVELVCHLLASHGGTMTVDALEKELSGAVISADDFRKWWESAKRSLRDSKRVVVPSRRTDPLQLRSGDMSPAEALVSDFEQARDLKTMAKALEAITGDLNLFKADTAALQRLLAGINDTAAKNVRISLGPALELLSARDEMVRAFDDMELPAESLRLSDLLASEENRLADALNGLASGRQRAIYEEFPAAFGERWVDVLTFIFDKVGTRGVAEIAKLLEERGQMKKLSEHLVSALARRSLGTDALIWVCRERDTTASGIFSSEVGACILNLLETDHLSDGPRKTTRLQSMLSDDKELLGDIVGSMDVNEARNFGRRLMECPVFSELDRKSLMARVIKARPETGELVAGRGGKKEQELLVSWPSLEKKKAELDDIIRNRIPQNTKDISIAREYGDLRENFEYKSAKDHQKYLNNRKTELQRDISRARGTDFKAADISAVNIGTIVKLVNEAGKQTTYTVLGAWDSDPEKAELSYLSELGAAFLNKKIGETVEVRDENEVTHSYTIQSIAAVNP, encoded by the coding sequence ATGCATCCCGATTTGGCGAAACTGCTCGAGGCCGGAAGAATCAACCAAGCCGTTGCAAACCGTCTCGACCAGCTTGCCCCTGGAAAATTCTGTCTTCACAAGGCATGGGGCGCTGGGAAAGTGACTGACTGGGACCTTCCCGGAAAGAAGGTCACGATCGACTTTGAGCAAAGCAGCGGCCAGACCATGGACCTGCAGTTCGCGATCCAGCGGACCGAGTTCCTGGACGCCGGCGATTTCCGCGCCAAGAAGGTCGAGCAACTTGAGGAACTCCGCGCGCTCTCCAAGAGCGACCCGGTCGAGTTGGTCTGCCACCTGCTCGCCAGCCACGGCGGCACCATGACCGTGGATGCGCTGGAGAAGGAACTTTCCGGTGCCGTCATTTCGGCCGATGATTTCCGCAAGTGGTGGGAATCCGCCAAGCGCTCCCTGCGCGATAGCAAGCGCGTGGTGGTCCCGTCCCGCCGCACCGATCCTCTTCAGCTCCGCTCCGGCGATATGAGCCCGGCGGAAGCACTGGTGTCCGATTTCGAGCAGGCCCGCGATCTGAAGACGATGGCCAAGGCGCTCGAAGCCATCACCGGGGATCTCAATCTGTTCAAGGCAGACACCGCGGCGCTGCAGCGCTTGCTCGCCGGTATCAATGATACCGCCGCGAAGAACGTCCGCATCTCGCTTGGACCCGCCTTGGAGCTCCTGTCGGCTCGCGACGAGATGGTCCGCGCGTTCGATGACATGGAGCTGCCGGCCGAGTCGCTCCGCCTTTCCGATCTGCTCGCATCCGAGGAAAACCGCCTCGCCGATGCGCTCAACGGCCTCGCCTCCGGTCGCCAGCGTGCGATCTACGAGGAATTCCCGGCCGCTTTCGGTGAGCGCTGGGTGGACGTGCTGACGTTCATTTTCGACAAGGTCGGCACCCGCGGCGTCGCGGAGATCGCCAAGCTCCTCGAGGAGCGCGGCCAGATGAAGAAGCTCTCCGAGCACCTCGTTTCCGCTTTGGCCCGCCGCTCGCTCGGCACGGATGCCTTGATCTGGGTCTGCCGCGAGCGCGACACCACCGCCTCCGGGATTTTCAGCAGCGAAGTCGGAGCGTGTATCCTCAATCTGCTCGAAACCGACCACCTCAGCGATGGTCCGCGCAAGACCACGCGCCTGCAGTCGATGCTCTCCGACGACAAGGAGTTGCTCGGCGACATCGTGGGTTCCATGGACGTCAACGAAGCCCGCAATTTCGGTCGCCGCCTGATGGAGTGCCCGGTGTTCAGTGAGCTGGACCGCAAGAGCCTGATGGCCCGCGTGATCAAGGCCCGCCCGGAGACTGGCGAACTCGTAGCCGGTCGTGGTGGGAAAAAGGAGCAGGAGTTGCTCGTTTCCTGGCCCAGCCTTGAAAAGAAGAAGGCCGAGCTGGACGACATCATCCGCAACCGCATCCCGCAGAATACGAAGGACATCTCCATCGCCCGCGAATACGGCGACCTTCGCGAGAACTTCGAATACAAGTCCGCCAAGGATCACCAGAAGTATCTCAACAACCGCAAGACGGAACTCCAGCGGGACATTTCCCGCGCCCGCGGCACCGACTTCAAGGCGGCCGACATCTCCGCGGTGAATATCGGCACCATCGTCAAGCTCGTGAACGAGGCCGGCAAGCAGACGACCTACACCGTGCTTGGCGCTTGGGATTCGGATCCCGAAAAGGCCGAGCTTTCCTATCTCTCCGAGCTTGGTGCCGCCTTTCTCAACAAGAAGATCGGCGAAACCGTGGAAGTCCGCGACGAGAACGAGGTCACGCACTCCTACACCATCCAGTCGATCGCCGCGGTGAATCCCTGA
- a CDS encoding succinate dehydrogenase/fumarate reductase iron-sulfur subunit, with the protein MNLTLKVWRQNGPNDNGRIETYPANHIPEEASFLEMLDIVNEKIVMDGGEPIHFDHDCREGICGMCSLTINGVPHGKEGGITTCQVHMRKFRDGDTIWIEPFRAKAFPIIRDLIVDRTALDRIIAAGGYIDIRTGSAVDANAIPIAKSDADAAFDAAACIGCGACVAACPNASAMLFTSAKVSHLGHLPQGQPERDKRVLAMVRQMDGEGFGNCTNHYECEAACPKEISVDHIARMNRDYSKAVLVEQFCS; encoded by the coding sequence ATGAACCTCACGCTGAAGGTCTGGCGCCAGAACGGTCCGAACGACAACGGCCGCATCGAAACCTACCCCGCCAATCACATCCCCGAGGAAGCCTCGTTCCTGGAGATGCTGGACATCGTGAACGAGAAGATCGTCATGGACGGCGGCGAGCCGATCCATTTCGACCACGACTGCCGCGAAGGCATCTGCGGGATGTGCTCGCTGACCATCAATGGCGTCCCCCACGGCAAGGAAGGCGGCATCACCACCTGCCAGGTTCACATGCGGAAATTCCGCGACGGCGACACCATCTGGATCGAGCCCTTCCGCGCGAAGGCTTTCCCGATCATCCGCGACCTCATCGTCGACCGCACCGCTCTCGACCGCATCATCGCGGCCGGCGGCTACATCGACATCCGCACCGGCTCTGCAGTGGACGCGAATGCAATCCCGATCGCGAAGTCGGATGCCGACGCGGCCTTCGACGCCGCCGCGTGCATCGGCTGCGGCGCCTGCGTGGCGGCCTGCCCGAATGCCAGCGCCATGCTTTTCACCTCCGCCAAGGTTTCTCACCTCGGCCACCTGCCCCAGGGCCAGCCCGAGCGCGACAAGCGCGTGCTCGCCATGGTCCGCCAGATGGATGGCGAGGGCTTCGGCAACTGCACCAACCACTACGAGTGCGAGGCGGCCTGCCCGAAGGAAATCAGCGTCGATCACATCGCCCGGATGAACCGCGACTACAGCAAGGCCGTTCTGGTGGAGCAGTTCTGTTCCTGA
- the nspC gene encoding carboxynorspermidine decarboxylase produces MASFVISLAALKRNTAILRETADAAGCKIVLALKGFSCWKAFPHFRDVLDGCCASGVWEALLARDYFGKHVVTYSPGYQEDEIRQLCEFTHHLDFNSLSQWFRFRDIVMAHPRFKSGELHCGLRVNPQCSTGHTPLYDPCVAGSRLGITADQLEGADLTGLSGLHFHTLCEQNSDDLEKTLAAVDEKFGHLLRSPQFTYLNMGGGHWITKPFYDRERLIRLVRETKAKYDVEVWLEPGEAAAIHTGVLRAEVLDVFESAGHKLAILDVSATAHMPDVLEMPYRPDVYLATTGSAEFIPHEEASRPAVTFQGETYQLSSESGDHVYRIGGPTCLAGDVTGDFTFPRPLKAGDVLVFDDMAHYTMVKTTTFNGVPHPSIVLQHEDGSLETIREFGYADFRDRLS; encoded by the coding sequence GTGGCCTCGTTCGTCATTTCCCTCGCCGCGCTGAAGCGCAATACCGCCATCCTTCGCGAAACCGCCGATGCCGCGGGCTGCAAGATCGTGCTCGCGCTCAAAGGCTTCTCCTGTTGGAAGGCGTTTCCTCATTTCCGCGATGTCCTCGACGGCTGCTGCGCCTCCGGCGTGTGGGAAGCGCTGCTCGCCCGCGACTACTTCGGCAAGCACGTGGTCACCTACTCGCCGGGCTATCAGGAGGACGAGATCCGCCAGCTCTGTGAGTTCACCCACCACCTCGACTTCAACTCGCTGTCGCAGTGGTTCCGCTTCCGCGACATCGTGATGGCGCATCCGCGCTTCAAGAGCGGCGAACTCCACTGCGGCCTGCGTGTGAACCCCCAGTGCTCCACCGGCCATACGCCTCTCTACGATCCCTGCGTCGCCGGCTCGCGACTGGGCATCACCGCGGACCAGCTTGAAGGCGCAGATCTCACCGGCCTCTCCGGCCTGCATTTCCATACCCTCTGCGAGCAGAACTCGGACGACCTTGAGAAGACCCTCGCCGCGGTCGACGAGAAGTTCGGCCACCTGCTGCGTTCACCGCAGTTTACCTACCTGAACATGGGCGGCGGCCACTGGATCACCAAGCCCTTCTACGACCGCGAGCGTCTCATCCGCCTGGTCCGCGAAACGAAGGCGAAATACGACGTCGAAGTCTGGCTCGAACCCGGCGAAGCCGCCGCGATCCACACCGGCGTCCTCCGCGCCGAGGTCCTCGATGTTTTCGAATCCGCCGGCCACAAGCTCGCGATCCTCGACGTCTCCGCGACGGCACACATGCCGGACGTCCTCGAAATGCCCTACCGGCCCGACGTCTATCTCGCCACCACTGGGAGCGCGGAATTCATTCCGCACGAGGAAGCTTCCCGTCCCGCCGTCACCTTCCAAGGCGAGACCTATCAACTCTCCTCCGAATCCGGCGACCACGTCTACCGCATTGGCGGCCCCACCTGCCTCGCCGGCGATGTCACCGGTGACTTCACCTTCCCTCGCCCGTTGAAAGCGGGCGACGTGCTCGTCTTCGACGACATGGCTCATTATACCATGGTCAAGACCACCACCTTCAATGGCGTCCCCCACCCTTCCATCGTGCTACAGCATGAGGATGGATCGCTGGAGACGATCCGCGAATTCGGCTATGCGGATTTCAGAGACCGCTTGTCGTAG
- the preA gene encoding NAD-dependent dihydropyrimidine dehydrogenase subunit PreA, protein MASLATTVDGLKFSNPFVIGSGPPGTNVKVIKRAFKEGWGGVIAKTVSLDASKVVNVGPRYAKLMAGDGKEVIGWENIELISDRKFEIWLDEFKEAKDEYPDGILIASIMEEYNKDAWCEIVERCQDAGVDAFELNFSCPHGLPERKMGAAMGQDPAILEEVCGWVMGVSKIPVWAKMTPNVTHIEDPTAAALRAGCHGVSAINTIRSVMGVNLETLRPEPTVEGYTTPGGYSSKAVKPIALRMVMEIAQLIKKDFPGRTLSGLGGVETGADAAQFILLGSDTVQVCTGVMKFGYGMVKDLCEGLLTFMEGKGFEKIEDFKGLSLPYFTTHAELVRMQLARKAEEAAAKERAGMVKSDAEWDGDDFVKQSDALARKPTS, encoded by the coding sequence ATGGCCTCTCTTGCTACGACCGTCGACGGACTGAAATTCTCGAACCCCTTCGTCATCGGCTCGGGGCCTCCGGGAACCAACGTCAAGGTCATCAAGCGCGCCTTCAAGGAAGGCTGGGGCGGGGTCATCGCCAAAACCGTTAGCCTCGATGCGTCGAAGGTCGTCAATGTCGGCCCGCGCTACGCCAAGCTGATGGCGGGTGACGGCAAGGAAGTCATCGGCTGGGAGAACATCGAGCTGATCAGCGACCGGAAATTCGAGATCTGGCTGGATGAATTCAAGGAGGCGAAGGACGAGTACCCGGACGGCATCCTAATCGCCTCCATCATGGAGGAATATAACAAGGACGCCTGGTGCGAGATCGTGGAGCGCTGTCAGGACGCGGGTGTCGACGCCTTCGAACTGAACTTCTCCTGCCCGCACGGCCTGCCCGAGCGGAAGATGGGAGCCGCGATGGGCCAGGATCCGGCGATTTTGGAAGAGGTCTGTGGCTGGGTGATGGGGGTGTCGAAAATCCCCGTGTGGGCCAAGATGACGCCGAATGTGACCCATATCGAGGACCCGACCGCCGCGGCCCTGCGCGCCGGGTGCCACGGGGTTTCCGCGATCAATACGATCCGCAGCGTGATGGGGGTGAATCTTGAAACGCTCCGTCCCGAGCCCACGGTGGAGGGCTACACCACGCCCGGCGGCTACTCTTCCAAGGCGGTGAAGCCGATCGCGCTACGGATGGTCATGGAGATCGCGCAGCTGATTAAGAAGGATTTCCCGGGGCGGACGCTGTCGGGCCTCGGCGGGGTCGAGACCGGGGCGGATGCGGCGCAATTCATCCTGCTGGGCAGCGATACCGTGCAGGTTTGCACGGGTGTCATGAAATTCGGCTACGGGATGGTGAAGGATCTCTGCGAGGGGCTGCTGACCTTCATGGAGGGCAAGGGCTTCGAAAAAATCGAGGATTTCAAGGGCCTGAGCCTGCCGTATTTCACCACCCACGCCGAGCTGGTACGCATGCAACTAGCCCGCAAGGCCGAGGAAGCGGCGGCCAAGGAGCGTGCCGGCATGGTGAAAAGCGACGCCGAGTGGGATGGGGACGATTTCGTGAAACAGTCCGACGCGCTGGCACGAAAGCCGACTTCGTGA
- a CDS encoding amino acid ABC transporter permease: protein MTRRQQIANVLVAVVMAAGFAWLCTAIFQRFGKQANWAKAWEYRESLWLGWKLTLWISLGSLLGSVVFGMLFLLGQRSPLPVIRKTCRGFLEFVRDTPLLVHLLFGYFVIFAPLLSRPLAGWGLEDKVIIGGLLLSLFGGAYLGEILRGGVESIPKTQWDSARAVGFNPVQVYRYVIFPQALRRVLPAIAGLFVSLIKDSSLLSVIGVSEYFYNTKNFISRTYAGLEGYMPLAIGYLVLTLPVAWLSHWLEKRFRDET, encoded by the coding sequence GTGACTCGCCGCCAGCAGATCGCCAATGTCCTCGTCGCCGTCGTCATGGCGGCGGGCTTCGCTTGGCTGTGCACCGCGATCTTCCAGCGGTTTGGCAAACAGGCCAACTGGGCAAAGGCTTGGGAATACCGCGAGTCGCTGTGGCTGGGCTGGAAGCTCACGCTGTGGATTTCACTGGGCTCGCTGTTAGGGAGCGTGGTCTTTGGGATGCTGTTTTTGTTAGGCCAGCGTTCGCCCCTGCCCGTGATCCGGAAGACCTGCCGCGGCTTCCTCGAATTCGTCCGCGACACCCCGCTGCTGGTGCACCTGCTGTTCGGCTATTTCGTGATCTTCGCGCCGCTCCTTTCCCGGCCGCTGGCTGGCTGGGGACTTGAGGACAAGGTGATCATCGGCGGCCTGCTGCTATCCCTGTTCGGCGGTGCCTATCTCGGGGAGATCCTGCGCGGCGGCGTGGAAAGCATCCCGAAGACGCAATGGGACTCGGCTCGCGCGGTAGGCTTCAATCCCGTCCAGGTCTACCGCTACGTGATCTTCCCCCAGGCACTGCGCCGGGTCCTGCCTGCGATCGCCGGGCTCTTTGTTTCGCTGATCAAGGACTCCTCGCTGCTCAGCGTGATCGGCGTGTCCGAGTATTTCTACAACACCAAGAACTTCATCTCCCGCACCTATGCCGGGCTCGAGGGCTACATGCCGCTCGCGATCGGCTACCTCGTCCTCACCCTTCCCGTCGCGTGGCTGTCGCACTGGTTGGAAAAACGCTTCCGCGATGAAACTTGA